From a region of the Pseudomonadaceae bacterium SI-3 genome:
- a CDS encoding signal recognition particle protein, with product MFENLTDRLSQTLRHVTGKAKLTEDNIKDTLREVRMALLEADVALPVVKEFVARVKDRAVGTEVSKSLTPGQAFVKIVRAELEELMGAANEDLDLSVVPPAVVLMAGLQGAGKTTTVGKLARFLKERKKKSVLVVSADVYRPAAIKQLEMLATEVGVTFFPSDTSQKPVEIALAAIREAKLKYIDVVLVDTAGRLAIDAEMMAEIQAVHAAIKPAETLFVVDAMTGQDAANTAKAFGEALPLTGVVLTKVDGDARGGAALSVRHITGKPIKFLGMGEKSDALEPFHPDRIASRILGMGDVLSLIEQAEQTLDREKAEKLTKKLKKGKGFDLEDFRDQLQQMKNMGGLGGLMDKLPSIGGVNLSQMGNAQGAAEKQFKQMEAIINSMTPVERRNPDIISGSRKRRIAMGSGTQVQDIGRLIKQHKQMQKMMKKVSGKGGMAKMMRGMGGMFPGGGGMPKF from the coding sequence ATGTTTGAAAACCTAACCGACCGCCTCTCCCAGACGCTTCGCCATGTTACCGGCAAGGCCAAACTGACCGAGGACAATATCAAGGACACCTTGCGCGAAGTTCGCATGGCATTGCTAGAAGCCGATGTCGCGCTACCCGTGGTCAAGGAGTTCGTCGCCAGGGTCAAGGACAGGGCAGTCGGTACGGAGGTCTCCAAGAGCCTGACGCCTGGTCAGGCTTTTGTGAAGATCGTTCGCGCCGAGCTGGAAGAGCTGATGGGCGCGGCCAACGAAGACCTTGATCTTAGTGTGGTGCCGCCCGCGGTAGTACTGATGGCAGGCCTGCAGGGCGCGGGTAAGACGACGACGGTCGGCAAGCTGGCAAGGTTCCTCAAAGAGCGCAAGAAGAAGTCGGTGCTGGTGGTTTCAGCCGACGTCTATCGCCCGGCAGCGATCAAACAGCTGGAGATGCTCGCGACGGAAGTAGGGGTGACTTTTTTCCCTTCCGATACCAGCCAGAAACCCGTGGAAATCGCACTGGCGGCGATTCGTGAGGCCAAGCTCAAATACATCGATGTGGTGCTCGTCGATACGGCCGGCCGGCTGGCCATAGATGCTGAAATGATGGCCGAAATCCAGGCCGTTCATGCGGCGATCAAGCCGGCCGAGACATTGTTCGTGGTTGACGCCATGACGGGTCAGGACGCTGCGAACACTGCTAAGGCGTTCGGTGAGGCGCTCCCTTTGACCGGTGTGGTGCTGACCAAGGTCGACGGTGACGCGCGCGGCGGCGCTGCCCTGTCGGTGCGACATATCACGGGCAAGCCGATCAAGTTTCTCGGCATGGGTGAGAAGAGTGACGCGCTCGAGCCGTTTCATCCGGACCGGATCGCCTCCCGAATCCTGGGCATGGGCGATGTGCTCAGCCTGATCGAGCAGGCTGAGCAAACGCTCGATCGGGAAAAGGCCGAGAAGCTCACCAAGAAGCTGAAGAAGGGCAAAGGTTTCGATCTGGAAGATTTCCGTGATCAGCTTCAGCAAATGAAAAACATGGGTGGCCTAGGCGGCTTGATGGATAAGCTGCCATCGATCGGCGGTGTGAATCTGTCGCAAATGGGTAATGCGCAGGGCGCGGCGGAGAAGCAGTTCAAGCAGATGGAGGCCATCATCAACTCGATGACGCCTGTTGAGCGGCGCAACCCGGACATCATCAGCGGTTCGCGCAAGCGCCGCATCGCCATGGGTTCCGGCACACAAGTGCAAGATATTGGTCGTCTGATCAAGCAGCACAAGCAGATGCAGAAAATGATGAAAAAGGTCAGCGGCAAAGGCGGCATGGCGAAGATGATGCGCGGCATGGGCGGCATGTTTCCAGGCGGCGGCGGAATGCCCAAGTTCTAA
- a CDS encoding 30S ribosomal protein S16, which translates to MVTIRLARGGSKKRPFYHLTVTNSRNPRDGRFVERIGFFNPIASGAEVKLSVNQERAAYWLSQGAQPSERVAQLLKEAGKAAA; encoded by the coding sequence ATGGTAACTATTCGTCTCGCCCGTGGCGGCTCCAAGAAGCGCCCTTTCTACCACCTGACCGTGACCAACAGCCGCAACCCGCGCGATGGTCGCTTCGTTGAGCGTATCGGTTTCTTCAATCCGATCGCCTCGGGTGCGGAAGTGAAGCTCTCTGTAAACCAGGAGCGTGCTGCCTATTGGTTGAGCCAGGGCGCACAGCCGTCTGAGCGTGTTGCTCAGCTGCTGAAGGAAGCTGGCAAGGCTGCTGCCTGA
- a CDS encoding ribosome maturation factor RimM, producing MNVTSAPTEDLIVIGKIVSVHGVRGDVKIYSFTDPIDNLLDYRRWTLRRGEEVKQVELVKGRLQGKILVATLKGLADREEARTYADFEICIPRSELPPLTGDDYYWFQLQGLTVINQLGQVLGRVDHLLETGANDVLVVKPFDGSLDDRERLLPYTDLCVLKVDLDAGEMRVEWDADF from the coding sequence ATGAACGTCACGTCAGCCCCGACCGAAGACCTGATCGTTATCGGCAAAATCGTTTCGGTGCATGGCGTGCGTGGTGACGTAAAGATCTACTCCTTTACCGATCCGATTGACAATTTGCTGGACTATCGTCGCTGGACGCTGAGGCGAGGCGAAGAAGTCAAGCAAGTTGAACTGGTCAAGGGTCGCCTGCAAGGCAAGATCCTGGTGGCGACGCTGAAGGGGCTGGCTGATCGTGAAGAGGCGCGTACCTACGCCGATTTCGAGATCTGCATCCCCCGCAGCGAATTGCCTCCGTTGACCGGTGATGATTATTACTGGTTCCAGCTTCAGGGCCTGACGGTCATCAACCAGCTCGGGCAAGTGCTCGGTCGGGTTGATCATCTGCTCGAAACCGGCGCCAACGACGTGCTGGTGGTCAAGCCGTTCGACGGCAGTCTGGATGATCGTGAGCGCTTGCTGCCCTATACCGACCTCTGTGTGTTGAAGGTCGATTTGGACGCAGGCGAGATGCGTGTCGAATGGGACGCGGACTTCTGA
- the trmD gene encoding tRNA (guanosine(37)-N1)-methyltransferase TrmD: protein MSSLRVDVITLFPDMFAAIGEYGITSRAVKQGLLQLQCWNPRSYTEDRHQTVDDRPFGGGPGMVMKIKPLELALADARQAAGEKAKVIYLSPQGRQLKQADVRDLANESGLILIAGRYEGIDERFIEAHVDEEWSIGDYVLSGGELPAMVLIDAVTRLLPGALGHADSAEEDSFTDGLLDCPHYTRPEVYADNRVPEVLLSGNHEHIRRWRLQQSLGRTWERRADLLDSRSLSGEEQKLLTEYIRQRDDS, encoded by the coding sequence ATGTCCAGCTTGCGTGTCGATGTGATCACTCTGTTCCCCGATATGTTCGCTGCCATCGGTGAATACGGCATCACTAGTCGTGCGGTGAAGCAGGGGCTACTGCAGCTGCAATGCTGGAATCCCCGAAGCTACACGGAAGATCGCCATCAGACAGTCGACGATCGCCCTTTTGGGGGTGGCCCCGGCATGGTGATGAAGATCAAGCCCTTGGAACTCGCACTGGCCGATGCCAGGCAGGCCGCTGGGGAAAAGGCGAAGGTGATATACCTGTCGCCGCAGGGGCGTCAGCTGAAGCAGGCTGATGTTCGTGATCTCGCGAACGAGAGTGGACTTATCCTCATCGCTGGCCGCTACGAAGGCATCGATGAGCGTTTCATCGAAGCGCATGTGGATGAAGAATGGTCGATTGGCGACTATGTGCTGTCCGGTGGTGAATTACCGGCAATGGTGCTGATCGATGCAGTGACCCGTCTGCTCCCTGGGGCATTGGGTCATGCTGATTCGGCCGAGGAGGATTCGTTTACTGACGGCCTGCTCGACTGCCCGCATTACACGCGACCGGAGGTGTATGCGGATAATCGTGTTCCTGAGGTGCTGCTCAGCGGCAACCACGAACACATCCGGCGCTGGCGTTTGCAGCAGTCCCTCGGAAGGACCTGGGAACGCCGCGCTGATCTTCTGGATAGCCGCTCGCTTTCTGGGGAAGAACAAAAGCTGCTGACGGAATACATCCGTCAGCGGGACGATAGTTAA
- a CDS encoding 50S ribosomal protein L19, with amino-acid sequence MTNKIIQALEAEQMTKELPPFAPGDTVVVQVKVKEGERERLQAFEGVVIGKRNRGLNSAFTVRKISNGVGVERTFQYYSPMVDSLSVKRRGDVRKAKLYYLRALSGKAARIKEKLS; translated from the coding sequence ATGACTAACAAGATTATCCAGGCGCTCGAAGCAGAGCAGATGACCAAAGAGCTGCCGCCGTTCGCCCCTGGTGACACCGTGGTTGTCCAGGTGAAGGTGAAGGAAGGCGAGCGTGAGCGTCTGCAGGCCTTTGAAGGTGTCGTAATCGGCAAGCGTAACCGTGGCCTGAACAGCGCTTTCACCGTTCGCAAGATCTCCAACGGTGTTGGTGTTGAGCGTACGTTCCAGTATTACAGCCCGATGGTCGACAGCCTCAGCGTCAAGCGCCGTGGCGATGTCCGCAAAGCCAAGCTGTACTACCTCCGCGCGTTGTCCGGCAAGGCAGCCCGCATCAAGGAAAAGCTTTCCTGA
- a CDS encoding sodium:proton antiporter, with protein sequence MTEQDILISLAALGIASLASQWLAWRLRLPAILFLLLSGILAGPVLGWLNPTQLFGPLLFPLVSLAVALILFEGSLTLRVSELPGIGTVVRRLIGIGALTTWGVITLSAHWLLGFDWDLALLLGSLTLVTGPTVIVPMLRVVRPNAAVANILRWEGIIIDPIGALLAVVVYSFIITRGTEAAWTQSVQTFGGVLLCGTVLGIVGGWTLGQLVKRHWLPEYLQNLATLASVLGVFVTANTLVHESGLLAVTLMGIWLANMRDVDVRDILHFKENLSILLISGLFILLAAMLDLTALLELGPAVLILLLIVQFVARPLAIALCTWGSQLNWRERLLLAWIAPRGIVAAAVSAIFAVRLDETGHEDALLLVPLTFAIIIGTVVLQSATARPLARLLKVAEPPPSGFLIVGANPVARALGRALSEQGIRVMLTDSSWDNIHAARMENLPTYYGNPASQHAENHLDLVGLGHLLALSPVGEMNTLAAMRFRHDFGGDRLFNLASTQESRRSDKHRPSDEHRGRPLGTPTLTYSQLAGRLARGDSIKSNKLTETFGWPEYQALHGSGAILYFAIDNHGHTHVFHPDARIKPDAGWTLIALTEGADSHATVNKPEPRHSPLP encoded by the coding sequence ATGACCGAACAAGACATCCTCATCTCCCTCGCTGCGCTCGGCATCGCCTCGCTCGCCAGCCAATGGCTGGCATGGCGGTTACGACTGCCAGCCATTCTTTTTCTCTTGCTGAGTGGAATCCTGGCCGGCCCTGTGCTCGGCTGGCTGAATCCGACTCAGCTGTTCGGCCCCTTGCTCTTCCCTTTGGTTTCATTGGCAGTCGCGTTGATACTGTTCGAAGGCAGCCTGACGTTGCGCGTCTCTGAGCTGCCTGGGATCGGCACGGTGGTGCGCCGCCTGATTGGCATCGGCGCGCTGACGACTTGGGGCGTGATCACCCTCTCCGCTCATTGGCTGCTTGGCTTCGATTGGGATCTGGCGTTGCTCTTAGGGAGCTTAACGCTTGTTACGGGCCCGACTGTGATCGTACCGATGCTGCGTGTGGTGCGACCCAACGCGGCGGTTGCCAATATCCTGCGCTGGGAAGGCATCATCATCGACCCAATCGGCGCTTTGCTTGCAGTAGTGGTTTACAGCTTCATCATTACGAGAGGCACCGAGGCCGCCTGGACTCAGAGCGTGCAAACGTTTGGCGGAGTTCTTCTGTGCGGAACTGTGCTTGGCATAGTAGGAGGATGGACCCTCGGCCAACTTGTGAAACGGCACTGGCTGCCGGAATACTTGCAGAACCTGGCGACACTGGCTTCAGTGCTCGGCGTTTTCGTCACTGCCAATACTCTGGTCCATGAATCCGGCCTACTGGCCGTCACGCTGATGGGGATCTGGCTCGCCAACATGCGGGATGTCGACGTCCGGGACATCCTCCACTTCAAGGAGAACCTGAGCATTCTGCTCATCTCGGGACTCTTTATCCTGCTAGCAGCGATGCTCGATCTGACAGCACTGCTGGAGCTAGGGCCCGCAGTGTTGATTCTTTTGCTAATTGTGCAATTCGTGGCCCGACCACTGGCGATCGCCCTGTGCACCTGGGGATCGCAGCTGAACTGGCGGGAGCGGCTGCTGCTCGCCTGGATTGCACCCCGAGGAATCGTTGCGGCTGCGGTCTCGGCAATCTTTGCCGTTCGCCTGGACGAAACGGGACACGAGGACGCCCTGCTGCTCGTGCCACTGACGTTCGCCATCATCATTGGCACCGTCGTACTGCAAAGCGCAACCGCACGCCCTTTAGCGAGGCTGCTAAAAGTCGCAGAACCGCCGCCCAGCGGTTTTCTGATTGTTGGCGCAAATCCCGTCGCTCGTGCACTTGGACGCGCACTGAGCGAGCAAGGCATCAGAGTGATGCTGACCGATTCCAGCTGGGACAACATCCACGCGGCGAGAATGGAAAATTTACCCACCTATTACGGAAATCCGGCCTCGCAGCACGCTGAAAACCACCTTGACCTGGTCGGTCTTGGCCATTTGCTGGCGCTGTCGCCTGTTGGCGAAATGAATACCCTCGCCGCGATGCGTTTTCGTCATGACTTCGGCGGCGATCGCCTGTTCAATCTGGCCAGTACTCAGGAGAGTCGACGCAGCGACAAACATCGGCCAAGTGACGAACACCGTGGCCGCCCCCTAGGCACGCCCACGTTGACCTACTCGCAACTGGCCGGACGCCTGGCTCGTGGTGACTCGATCAAAAGCAACAAACTGACCGAAACCTTTGGCTGGCCGGAATACCAGGCCCTGCATGGCTCGGGCGCTATCCTGTATTTCGCCATAGACAACCACGGGCATACCCATGTGTTTCACCCGGACGCACGGATCAAACCAGACGCGGGCTGGACATTGATTGCCTTGACCGAAGGCGCGGACAGCCACGCAACCGTGAACAAACCCGAACCTCGCCATTCTCCCTTACCTTGA
- the xerD gene encoding site-specific tyrosine recombinase XerD, protein MSAQYDPIIDRFLDALWLEKGLSDNTRDAYRSDLALFNGWLDERDVRLVDAGRDAILDHLGWRLANGYKARSTARLLSGLRGFYRFLLREGVITIDPTLRVDLPQLGRPLPKALSEADVEALLSAPDVGDPLGLRDRAMLEVLYATGLRVTELVGLGLEQINLRQGVLRTFGKGNKERLVPLGEESLYWVVRYLRDARDALLSGKASDVVFPSRRGDQMTRQTFWHRIKLHARQAGVAASISPHTLRHAFATHLLNHGADLRTVQMLLGHSDLSTTQIYTHIARARLQELHAQHHPRG, encoded by the coding sequence ATGTCGGCTCAATACGACCCCATTATCGATCGGTTCCTTGATGCCCTTTGGCTCGAAAAAGGGCTTTCGGACAACACCCGCGACGCTTATCGCAGTGATCTGGCGCTGTTCAACGGCTGGTTGGACGAGCGCGATGTGCGACTGGTCGATGCAGGTCGGGACGCCATCCTCGATCACCTTGGCTGGCGTCTGGCTAATGGCTACAAGGCTCGTTCTACTGCGCGGTTGTTGTCAGGGCTTCGCGGGTTTTATCGCTTCCTGCTGCGCGAAGGCGTGATCACGATCGATCCAACGCTGCGAGTCGATCTGCCGCAGTTGGGACGACCACTACCCAAGGCGTTGTCCGAGGCGGATGTGGAGGCGCTGTTGTCTGCGCCGGATGTCGGCGATCCGCTGGGGTTGCGTGACCGGGCGATGCTGGAAGTTCTTTACGCGACTGGCTTGCGCGTCACCGAACTGGTCGGCCTTGGTCTTGAGCAGATCAATCTTCGGCAGGGCGTCTTGCGCACTTTCGGTAAGGGTAACAAGGAGCGTCTGGTGCCGTTGGGCGAGGAGTCCCTGTATTGGGTGGTGCGCTATCTTCGCGACGCTCGCGACGCGCTGCTCTCCGGCAAGGCCAGCGATGTGGTCTTTCCGAGTCGGCGTGGCGACCAGATGACAAGGCAGACGTTCTGGCACCGAATCAAGCTGCATGCCCGGCAGGCAGGAGTAGCTGCATCGATCTCGCCGCACACGCTGCGTCATGCATTTGCTACGCACTTGCTCAACCATGGTGCGGATCTTCGAACTGTACAAATGCTGCTCGGACACAGTGATCTATCCACTACACAGATCTACACGCACATCGCCCGCGCGCGGCTGCAGGAACTCCATGCGCAGCATCATCCGCGTGGTTGA
- a CDS encoding protein-disulfide isomerase, with product MRVNRIFAAVALGFASSVVLAADAEQAIRESLNALQPDMPIEAIAESPMNGVYQVQLKGGRQLYASADGQFLIQGYMYQFKDGQATNLTEQAQSRSVAKTIDAIPTSKMVVFSPEKPKTHITVFTDTDCGYCQKLHSEVPELNRLGVEVRYMAFPRQGMGSHGASTLTSVWCAKDRQAAMNKAKAREEVPAASCENPVAEQYELGQMIGVQGTPAIILADGQIIPGYQPAPQLAELALKAK from the coding sequence ATGCGCGTGAATCGTATCTTCGCTGCCGTAGCCCTCGGTTTCGCCAGCTCCGTTGTCCTGGCCGCTGACGCTGAACAGGCGATCCGTGAGTCGCTTAATGCCCTCCAGCCCGATATGCCCATCGAGGCAATTGCGGAAAGCCCCATGAACGGGGTTTATCAGGTTCAACTCAAGGGTGGGCGTCAGCTCTACGCGAGCGCTGACGGTCAGTTCCTGATTCAGGGCTATATGTATCAGTTCAAGGACGGCCAGGCGACGAACCTGACCGAGCAAGCCCAGAGCAGGTCTGTTGCGAAGACAATCGACGCGATCCCTACCAGTAAGATGGTGGTTTTCTCGCCTGAAAAACCGAAGACCCATATCACCGTGTTTACCGACACCGACTGCGGCTACTGCCAGAAGCTGCACAGCGAAGTGCCTGAGCTGAACCGTCTTGGCGTCGAGGTTCGTTATATGGCTTTTCCGCGGCAGGGTATGGGCAGCCACGGAGCCAGCACGCTGACCAGCGTATGGTGTGCGAAGGATCGGCAGGCGGCGATGAACAAGGCCAAGGCGCGTGAAGAAGTGCCAGCCGCGAGCTGCGAGAACCCGGTCGCTGAGCAGTACGAGTTAGGCCAGATGATCGGTGTTCAGGGCACCCCGGCAATCATTCTCGCGGACGGGCAGATCATCCCCGGTTATCAGCCGGCTCCGCAGCTCGCCGAACTTGCCCTAAAAGCCAAGTAG
- a CDS encoding alanine acetyltransferase gives MKLEGSCHCQAVRFSLESAEPYPFMRCYCSICRKTAGAGGYAINLGGDHRTLTVEGRENLSIYQARMVDAETGAVRISDGQRHFCKLCGSALWLWDPNWPDLVHPHASAIDSELPSPPESTHLMLASKASWVEPQLGPDDRCFDEYPDESLAQWHQRLGLQSKPS, from the coding sequence ATGAAGCTAGAAGGTTCCTGTCATTGCCAGGCCGTTCGTTTTTCTCTGGAATCGGCCGAGCCCTATCCGTTCATGCGCTGTTACTGTTCGATATGTCGCAAAACGGCCGGGGCGGGTGGTTATGCGATCAACCTGGGCGGAGATCATCGGACGCTGACGGTCGAGGGTCGCGAGAACCTCAGTATCTACCAAGCCAGGATGGTCGATGCTGAAACGGGCGCGGTGCGTATTAGCGATGGCCAGCGTCACTTCTGCAAGCTGTGCGGCAGCGCACTGTGGTTGTGGGACCCGAATTGGCCGGATCTTGTGCACCCGCATGCGTCGGCAATCGATAGCGAGCTGCCAAGCCCGCCAGAGTCGACACATCTCATGCTGGCTTCAAAGGCGTCATGGGTAGAGCCCCAGTTGGGCCCTGATGATCGCTGCTTCGATGAGTATCCGGATGAATCGCTCGCTCAGTGGCACCAGCGCCTGGGGTTGCAGAGCAAGCCCAGCTAG
- a CDS encoding homoserine dehydrogenase (catalyzes the formation of L-aspartate 4-semialdehyde from L-homoserine), which yields MKPVKVGICGLGTVGGGTFNVLERNAAEIARRAGRGIEVAQIAARHANPKCNTGDTPITDDIFDVANNPEIDIVVELIGGYTLARELVLKAIDNGKHVVTANKALIAVHGNEIFAKAREKGVIVAFEASVAGGIPIIKAIREGLAGNQINWLAGIINGTGNFILTEMREKGRTFEDVLKEAQELGYAETDPTFDVEGIDAAHKLTILASIAFGVPLQFDKAYTEGISKLTTADVNYAEALGYRIKHLGVARSTASGIELRVHPTLIPADRLIANVNGVMNAVMVNGDAVGSTLYYGAGAGMEPTASAVVADLVDVARALTTDPNNRVPHLAFQPDSLSAHPILPIGACESAYYLRIQAKDRPGVLAQVATILSERGINIESIMQKEAEEQDGLVPVILVTHRVVEQRIDDAIAALEALADVVGNVVRIRVEQLI from the coding sequence TTGAAACCGGTGAAAGTTGGCATCTGTGGGCTGGGAACCGTCGGTGGCGGTACCTTCAATGTGCTCGAGCGCAACGCTGCGGAAATCGCGCGCCGTGCAGGGCGCGGAATTGAGGTCGCACAGATTGCGGCTCGTCATGCGAACCCCAAGTGCAACACCGGTGATACCCCGATTACTGACGATATCTTCGATGTCGCCAACAACCCTGAGATCGACATTGTGGTCGAACTGATCGGGGGGTACACCTTAGCCCGCGAGCTGGTGCTCAAAGCCATCGATAACGGCAAGCACGTGGTTACGGCCAACAAGGCGCTGATCGCGGTGCACGGAAATGAAATCTTCGCCAAGGCACGCGAGAAGGGCGTTATCGTCGCCTTCGAAGCCTCTGTTGCCGGCGGTATCCCGATCATCAAGGCCATTCGCGAGGGGCTGGCCGGCAACCAGATCAACTGGCTCGCGGGGATAATCAACGGAACCGGTAACTTCATTCTCACCGAGATGCGGGAGAAGGGACGTACCTTCGAGGATGTGCTGAAGGAGGCTCAGGAGCTTGGCTACGCCGAGACCGATCCGACCTTCGACGTTGAGGGCATAGACGCCGCCCATAAGCTGACCATCCTTGCTTCCATTGCCTTCGGCGTGCCGCTGCAGTTCGACAAGGCCTACACCGAAGGCATCTCCAAGCTGACCACGGCTGACGTTAACTACGCCGAGGCGCTGGGCTACCGCATCAAGCACCTGGGTGTCGCCCGAAGCACCGCTTCGGGTATCGAGCTGCGAGTGCACCCGACACTGATTCCGGCGGACCGCCTGATTGCTAACGTCAATGGCGTGATGAATGCGGTCATGGTCAACGGCGACGCCGTCGGCTCCACTCTGTATTACGGTGCTGGTGCAGGCATGGAGCCAACGGCTTCGGCTGTGGTGGCGGACCTCGTGGATGTGGCCCGTGCGCTGACGACGGACCCGAACAATCGGGTTCCGCACCTGGCTTTCCAGCCCGACTCCCTCTCCGCTCATCCAATCTTGCCGATCGGCGCTTGCGAAAGCGCCTATTACCTGCGCATCCAGGCCAAGGACCGTCCGGGCGTATTGGCTCAGGTCGCCACTATCCTGTCGGAGCGCGGAATCAATATCGAGTCGATCATGCAGAAGGAAGCCGAGGAGCAAGACGGATTGGTGCCGGTCATCCTGGTCACGCATCGTGTGGTCGAGCAGAGGATCGACGATGCCATCGCCGCACTCGAAGCGCTTGCTGACGTGGTGGGCAACGTCGTGCGGATTCGTGTCGAGCAACTGATCTAA
- a CDS encoding threonine synthase, translating to MRYISTRGQAPALNFEDVLLAGLASDGGLYVPENLPRFTVEEIASWSGLPYHELAFKVMRPFVAGSIPDADFKQILQDTYGVFAHSAVAPLRQLDSNEWVLELFHGPTLAFKDFALQLLGRLLDYVLAKRGERVVIIGATSGDTGSAAIEGCRRCDNVDIFILHPHNRVSEVQRRQMTTIFGDNIHNLAIEGNFDDCQEMVKDSFADQGFLKGTRLVAVNSINWARIMAQIVYYFHAALQLGGPARSVAFSVPTGNFGDIFAGYLARNMGLPISQLVVATNRNDILHRFMSGNRYDKDTLHPSLSPSMDIMVSSNFERLLFDLHGRNGAAVAELMSAFKASGKLSVEEERWTEARKLFDSLAVDDEQTCKTIADVFRAAGELLDPHTAIGVYAARECRRSLATPMVTLGTAHPVKFPEAVEKAGVGKALELPAHLADLFERTERCTVLKNDLKAMQAFVSEHGNKGKPL from the coding sequence ATGCGCTACATCAGTACTCGTGGCCAGGCGCCCGCCCTGAATTTCGAAGACGTGCTGCTTGCCGGATTGGCCAGCGATGGTGGTCTATACGTTCCGGAAAACCTGCCGCGCTTCACCGTTGAAGAAATCGCGTCCTGGTCCGGCCTGCCGTACCACGAGCTGGCATTCAAGGTAATGCGTCCTTTTGTGGCCGGGAGCATCCCAGACGCTGACTTCAAGCAGATTCTGCAGGACACCTACGGCGTGTTTGCTCACAGCGCAGTGGCGCCGCTGCGTCAGCTGGACAGCAACGAGTGGGTGCTCGAGCTCTTCCATGGCCCGACCCTGGCGTTCAAAGACTTCGCTTTGCAGCTGCTGGGTCGACTTCTTGACTATGTGCTGGCCAAGCGCGGTGAGCGCGTGGTGATCATCGGTGCGACGTCCGGCGATACCGGCTCGGCAGCAATCGAAGGCTGCCGCCGCTGCGATAACGTCGACATCTTCATCCTGCACCCGCATAACCGGGTGTCGGAAGTACAGCGTCGGCAGATGACCACCATCTTCGGCGACAACATTCACAACCTGGCCATCGAAGGCAACTTCGATGACTGTCAGGAGATGGTGAAGGATAGCTTCGCCGACCAGGGTTTCCTTAAAGGCACCCGGCTGGTGGCGGTCAACTCGATCAACTGGGCGCGGATCATGGCCCAGATCGTGTACTACTTCCATGCTGCGCTGCAGCTGGGCGGCCCGGCCCGTTCGGTGGCGTTTTCCGTACCGACGGGGAATTTTGGGGACATTTTCGCGGGTTACCTGGCGCGCAACATGGGCCTGCCAATCAGCCAGCTGGTGGTGGCAACCAATCGAAACGACATTCTGCACCGGTTCATGAGTGGCAACCGTTACGACAAGGACACGCTGCACCCGTCGCTGTCGCCCTCCATGGACATCATGGTGTCGTCCAACTTCGAACGGTTGCTGTTCGATCTGCATGGCCGCAACGGCGCGGCGGTTGCCGAATTGATGAGCGCATTCAAGGCCAGCGGCAAGCTGTCGGTCGAGGAGGAGCGCTGGACCGAGGCACGCAAGCTTTTTGACTCGCTGGCCGTAGACGATGAGCAGACCTGCAAGACGATTGCTGACGTCTTCCGTGCGGCCGGTGAGTTGCTCGATCCGCACACGGCGATCGGGGTTTATGCCGCACGCGAGTGCCGCCGCAGTCTGGCTACGCCGATGGTAACGCTGGGTACCGCCCATCCTGTGAAATTCCCCGAGGCTGTGGAAAAGGCCGGGGTTGGCAAGGCGCTGGAGTTGCCGGCGCATCTGGCGGACTTGTTTGAACGCACGGAGCGATGCACTGTTCTGAAGAACGATCTCAAGGCGATGCAGGCGTTTGTCAGCGAGCATGGCAATAAAGGTAAGCCGCTGTAA